From Paenibacillus sp. PL2-23:
CAAATCAAACTCCTTGCGCGTCAGGCTGATTAATTGTCCCCGAACGAGCACTTGGCGCGTTATCGCGTTGATCGAGATCTCTCCATAGGACAGCATAGCTTGATCGGTTGTTAAATGCGTATTCATGCCGAATCTTCTTAATAAGGCTTCAATCCGGAAATGAAGTTCTTTGAGCGAAAAGGGTTTGGTTACATAATCGTCCGTACCCGCAAGGTACCCTTGCTCCTTGTCCCATTCCTGTCCTCTGGCAGTTAAAATGATGATTGGAAGATTGGAATGCTCTCGAATCTTCTTCACAACCGCGAAGCCGCTTATGTCGGGCAACATCACATCTACAATAACAAGAGAAATGGAAGTGTGTATATCGAGCAGCAGCAGGGCCTCCGAGCCTTTAACGGCACTGTAAACCGTATATTCTTTTTTCTGCAGAAAAATAGTGATTGCTTCAAGAATAGAGGGGTCGTCTTCAACGAGGAGAATCTCTCGCTTATCCTTCATCCAAACAGCCTCCCGCATGAAAGTCTATAGTCATTATTCCATTTGAGGCCATGACTTGTCCAATGCCGAGAGCTTAATGAATTCTCCATTCTTTCATCACAATTTGGAGATATACTTACTTGAGCATTTCATGCAGGTATCTGAGAAAGGAATGAAGAGAAATGAAATTATTGGAACAAAAAAAGGGAAGAAGACTTCTCCTGCTAGGCTTCATATCTGCAGCTCTAATCGCCAGCTCTGCAGCATGCAGTAATGAACCAAGCCAAGTTGCATCGTCATCCAACCAGAATGGATATGATGAGCAAACGCCAATTCTGCTGCACAACGAAACCTTTTTTGTCGGTGGCTCTTACAATGGAGCGCAATATACGGGACAATCCATGATTCACCGACTTTCATTAGGCGAACAGAATACGCCTATCGTTATGCTTCCAGGTTTAGGACTATCCGCGTATATCTATACGTCGACACCAGATGGAAGAGCGGGCTGGACAAGCGATTTCGCTGCTGCCGGATTCGATACTTATGCCGTAGATACGCATAATCTTGCGGTATCCGGATTGGACGCTGCCGCTTTCGGCACCGAAAATCAGCCGTCACTTTCGGTATGGGGGGAATCGAAAATATGGAAAACGTGGGGGTTCGGAGATAATCCAAATGAACCGTATCCGGACACGCAATATCCAGTCGAGTATATTGAACAGTTGTATGCTTCATTCTCACCTCAAATCTCGGAGAGCAAAAGCTCGGGTGTCGCAGGAACGGAGACGCAAAGCTCAGTGAAAGATGGCGGTTCAGTTGAACAGCAGCCTGCAGGCAGAAGGATAGGGGCGCCTGCTGACGTACAGGCACCGGAAGGAGCGGCTAAAGGAGGCCAACGTCCAGCCGGAACGGAGCAAGCCGAAGGAGCAGGACAAGGGGGGCAAAGCTCCAGAAATGCAGACCCGGTCGAGGTTCAGAATATGATTGCTCTACTTGAACGTACGGGACCGTCCGTTCTCATGGTGCATTCCATGGGCGGCGTTACCGGCTTCGAGGTTGTAAGGCAGCGTCCAGAGTTAGTAAAGGCTTTAATCGTGATCGAGCCGGTGGGCTCGCCGACCGACAAGACTGATTTGGAGCAGCATTTCGTCAATGTCCCTTATCTTGCCGTATATGGCGATTATATTGAGAGCAGAGGTCAAACCGGTCGATACGAGTCTTGCATAGAAACCGCGAAAGTGTTGAACGAGCTTGGCGGATATGGGGAAGTGATGACTTTGACCGATCTTGGGTACAAAGGAAACACCCATCTTATGATGCAAGATAGGAACAAGGAGGAAATTGCGGAGCATATCATCCAATGGATTCAGTTACATGTGAAGGCTTAGCGCAAAAGGCCGTCCTGTTGTCGTTTATCGACTACAAGACGGTCTTTCTCTATTACGTGTATATGTTGTTCACAGCGATGAGCACAGCAAACAATTCGTCAACCTCACCAAACAACAAATCCTGAATCTTACATCATCACATTTTTGATGGAAAAAACCAGTGTTATTGATGCTTGCTTTTGTACTCCTGGTTTCAATGTTGGCGGCCTGTTCAGGCGGCAATAACGGAATGAATGCAAAAAACTCAAACGGTGGGAAGGCTGCAACAACCAAAAAACAAACGAAGGAGGCACTCCGAGAGAGCATTCTTCTCTCGGAGTGCGCCTTCTTCCTCTTTGTTTCATCGGTTGCTTGGCGGTATTTATTACTCTTTCACACCTCCAGCGGTTAGTCCTTCCACCATATAGCGTTGAAGGAACATAAAGGCGACGAGCAAAGGCAACGTTGCGACGACGGCCGCAGCCGATGCTCCTGACCAGTT
This genomic window contains:
- a CDS encoding response regulator transcription factor, which encodes MKDKREILLVEDDPSILEAITIFLQKKEYTVYSAVKGSEALLLLDIHTSISLVIVDVMLPDISGFAVVKKIREHSNLPIIILTARGQEWDKEQGYLAGTDDYVTKPFSLKELHFRIEALLRRFGMNTHLTTDQAMLSYGEISINAITRQVLVRGQLISLTRKEFDLLYLLASHPNVVFDRMSLLNQVWKDDLTITDRTVDSHIKNLRKSLGNESSLIRTVWGVGYAFEYVK